The [Clostridium] celerecrescens 18A genomic sequence ATCATGATTTAAAGAATTAACAATTGCCGCAATGTATTTACTGATATCTGCTTCTACATACCATTCCCTTTCCAGCAATTCCATGGGACGGTAATTTAAATTTGTTGTAACCACACAGTCTATATAGCCCCGACTGTAATAGTCGTCAAATTTAGCCAGTCCGTTGGTGAACAGGCCAAAGGTACAGCAAACGATTACCTTATCTGCTTTCCGCTCTTTTAATTCCTTAGCCGTATCCAGCATGCTCTCCCCGGAAGAGATCATATCGTCTACGATTAACACTGTCTTACCTTCTACGGAGGCACCTAAGAATTCATGGGCGACAATCGGGTTCCGTCCATCGATTACTTTGGAGTAATCCCGCCTCTTATAAAACATACCCATATCCACGCTTAAGTTGTTTGCAAGGTATACGGCACGGTCCATGGCACCCTCATCCGGACTGATTACCATTAAATGCTCTTTATCAATCTTTAAATCCGGACACTTCCTCAATACTGCCTTGACAAACTGGTAAGTGGGCATGAAATTGTCAAATCCATTTAACGGGATGGCATTTTGGACCCTGGGATCGTGGGCGTCAAAGGTAATGATGTTGCTGACTCCCATATGTACCAGTTCTTCCAAAGCCATGGCGCAGTCTAAAGATTCCCGTTTGGTTCTCTTATGCTGGCGGCTCTCATATAAAAACGGCATGATAACACATACCCTATGAGCCGTTGCGCTGCAGGCGCCAATAATTCTTTTTAAATCCTGAAAATGATCATCAGGAGACATGTGGTTGGTATAACCATTGACGGTATAGGTTATGCTGTTATTGGTGACGTCTGCCATCACAAATACGTCCGTACCCCGGACGGATTCCCTGATAATGCCTTTCGCTTCTCCGCTTCCAAAACGCGGGCATTCGCATTTGAGAAGATAGGAATCCACATCATATCCGCGATAGTGAAGATCAGCTTTTCGGCGTATAAGCTCCTGGATATCATTTCTGCGGAAACCTACGATGTGGTCGTTTACTTTCCCGGCCAATTCCCGGCAGCTTTCCAGCGCTGCAATCTTTAGGGAAGCAACAGGTAGCTGGTCGTTAAATACATAATCATTTGCCATGACAAAGATTCCTCCATAATAAATCAACAGCCAGTCGTAAGACTGCCTGCTTTTAATCTTACACCCTTTTATACCATTGAATGACAGAATGCGTCAATAGCTTCGGTCGTATTTCCAGGAAAAAAACAAAAAAGGCTTCCTTTACAAAGAGTGACAATCTTGTTATGATATATGGGACAGCTACAGAAAGGTAAAATTAAGATGAGCAAAAGAGGACATATCATAAAAGAAGTTGATTCCGGCTCTATAGCAGATCAGCTGGAACTGGAGCCAGGGGATACGGTCCTGTCCATAGATGGTCATGAACTGGAAGATATTTTTGATTATGAGTATTACATTAACAGCGAGTCCATTCTCATGACCGTAAAAAAGAAAGATGGGGAAGAATGGGAGCTGGAAATAGAAAACCAATACGAGGATCTGGGGATTACCTTTGAAAACGGACTCATGAGTGAATACAGATCCTGCCGGAATAAATGTATTTTCTGCTTTATAGACCAGATGCCCCCTGGAATGAGAGAGACCCTGTATTTTAAGGATGACGATTCCAGGCTTTCCTTTTTACAGGGAAACTACGTGACACTGACCAACATGAGCGATCATGACATTGACCGTATCATAAAGTTTAAACTGGCACCGATCAACATTTCCGTTCACACCACCAATCCCACATTAAGGTGTGAAATGCTTCACAACCGGTTTGCAGGCCAAGCGCTGGATAAGATCAGGAGGCTCTATGAGGCAGGGATCCCCATGAACGGACAGATCGTGCTGTGTAAGGGCATCAATGACGGAAATGAGCTGGAGAGGACTATAGAGGATTTATCAAAATACCTCCCATATATGGAGAGCGTATCCGCAGTCCCTGTTGGAATGTCAAAATACCGGGATGGCCTGTATCCTTTACAGCCCTTTACGGCTGATGATGCAAAAGAGATCGTGGAGATCATCGGACGATGGCAGAAAAAGCTTTATAAAGCCCATGGAACCCATTTCATTCATGCCAGTGACGAACTTTATATCCTGGCGGGAGTGCCTTTTCCGGAAGAGAGCCATTACGACGGATATATTCAGCTGGAAAACGGCGTAGGCATGCTGCGGCTTTTGGATGAGGAGATTAAGGCCGCTCTGGAAACCATGGAGAATGACCATAAATCTGAAGAGATTTCAATCGCAACAGGCAGGCTTGCTGCCCCTTATATTGAGAAACATGCAAGACTGGTACAGGAAAAATTTCCCGGGCGGATCATTCACGTTTATCCTATTACCAATGTCTTTTTCGGGGAGCAGATCACAGTGGCAGGTTTAATCACCGGCCAGGATTTAATCGGACAGCTTAAGGGACAAGCAATGGGCAGAAGGTTATTGCTTCCTGAATGTATGTTCCGAAGCGGAGAAGAGGTATTTCTTGATGACCTGACCCGTCAGGATGTACAAAATGCTTTACAAGTACAGGTAGATATTGTAAAATCAAGCGGTCAGGATTTTGTACAGGCAGTTCTTATGCCGGTAGAAGAGCGCGAAGTTTCTTATGAAGGATATGAATTAAACAACCTTACGGGAATACCCTCATAACCGGAACATCGGGCAGGAAAGGGGAAATACCCTGCGGGTATCCCTTTATGCAAGAACCTTTATGTCCCAAAAACATGGACAACAAGAAGAAAGGAAATAACATATGAGTAAACCAGTAGTTGCCATCGTAGGCCGCCCCAATGTGGGAAAGTCTACGTTGTTTAATGTTTTAGCCGGTGAGACCATTTCTATTGTAAAGGACACACCAGGCGTTACCAGGGACCGGATCTATGCAGACTGCACCTGGCTGGATATGAATTTTACACTGATTGATACAGGGGGTATTGAGCCGGACAGCAGCGACATTATCTTATCCCAGATGAGGGAGCAGGCGGAGATCGCCATTGCCACTGCAGATGTTATCATATTTATCGTGGATGTCCGTCAGGGACTTGTTGATTCGGATTCCAAGGTCGCAGATATGCTTCGGAAATCCAAAAAGCCCATCGTCCTTGCTGTCAATAAAGTGGACAGCTTCCAGAAGTTCGGGAATGATGTATACGAGTTCTATAACCTAGGAATCGGGGATCCGGTCCCTGTTTCTGCTGCTTCCAGACTGGGCCTTGGAGATCTTCTTGATGAGGTGGCAAAGCATTTTGGCGCCTTTGATACAGAGGAAGAAGAGGATGACAGGCCGAGAATTGCAATTGTGGGAAAGCCAAACGTAGGCAAATCTTCTATTATAAATCAGCTTCTGGGAGAAAACCGGGTCATTGTTTCCAATATTGCAGGCACTACCAGGGATGCGGTGGATACGGAGATCGTTCATAATGGCACGGAATATGTGTTCATTGATACAGCTGGTCTGAGACGGAAGAGTAAGATCAAAGAGGAACTGGAGCGCTACAGCATCATCCGTACCGTTACGGCAGTTGAACGTGCCGATGTTGTGGTAGTGGTCATTGACGCGGAAGAAGGCGTAACCGAACAGGATGCAAAAATTGCGGGTATTGCCCATGATCGTGGAAAGGGCATCGTTGTTGCGGTCAACAAATGGGATGCCATTGAAAAGAACGATAAGACCATCTATGAATATACAAACAAGATC encodes the following:
- a CDS encoding ribose-phosphate pyrophosphokinase — protein: MANDYVFNDQLPVASLKIAALESCRELAGKVNDHIVGFRRNDIQELIRRKADLHYRGYDVDSYLLKCECPRFGSGEAKGIIRESVRGTDVFVMADVTNNSITYTVNGYTNHMSPDDHFQDLKRIIGACSATAHRVCVIMPFLYESRQHKRTKRESLDCAMALEELVHMGVSNIITFDAHDPRVQNAIPLNGFDNFMPTYQFVKAVLRKCPDLKIDKEHLMVISPDEGAMDRAVYLANNLSVDMGMFYKRRDYSKVIDGRNPIVAHEFLGASVEGKTVLIVDDMISSGESMLDTAKELKERKADKVIVCCTFGLFTNGLAKFDDYYSRGYIDCVVTTNLNYRPMELLEREWYVEADISKYIAAIVNSLNHDVPISTALSSTEKIQNLLKKYRA
- a CDS encoding DUF512 domain-containing protein, whose amino-acid sequence is MSKRGHIIKEVDSGSIADQLELEPGDTVLSIDGHELEDIFDYEYYINSESILMTVKKKDGEEWELEIENQYEDLGITFENGLMSEYRSCRNKCIFCFIDQMPPGMRETLYFKDDDSRLSFLQGNYVTLTNMSDHDIDRIIKFKLAPINISVHTTNPTLRCEMLHNRFAGQALDKIRRLYEAGIPMNGQIVLCKGINDGNELERTIEDLSKYLPYMESVSAVPVGMSKYRDGLYPLQPFTADDAKEIVEIIGRWQKKLYKAHGTHFIHASDELYILAGVPFPEESHYDGYIQLENGVGMLRLLDEEIKAALETMENDHKSEEISIATGRLAAPYIEKHARLVQEKFPGRIIHVYPITNVFFGEQITVAGLITGQDLIGQLKGQAMGRRLLLPECMFRSGEEVFLDDLTRQDVQNALQVQVDIVKSSGQDFVQAVLMPVEEREVSYEGYELNNLTGIPS
- the der gene encoding ribosome biogenesis GTPase Der — encoded protein: MSKPVVAIVGRPNVGKSTLFNVLAGETISIVKDTPGVTRDRIYADCTWLDMNFTLIDTGGIEPDSSDIILSQMREQAEIAIATADVIIFIVDVRQGLVDSDSKVADMLRKSKKPIVLAVNKVDSFQKFGNDVYEFYNLGIGDPVPVSAASRLGLGDLLDEVAKHFGAFDTEEEEDDRPRIAIVGKPNVGKSSIINQLLGENRVIVSNIAGTTRDAVDTEIVHNGTEYVFIDTAGLRRKSKIKEELERYSIIRTVTAVERADVVVVVIDAEEGVTEQDAKIAGIAHDRGKGIVVAVNKWDAIEKNDKTIYEYTNKIKNTLSFMPYAEYLFISAKTGQRMNKLFEVIDMVRENQTLRVATGVLNEIMSEAVALQQPPSDKGKRLRLYYITQVAVKPPTFVIFVNDKELTHFSYTRYLENKIREAFGFKGTSLKFIYRERSGKE